The Catalinimonas alkaloidigena genome segment GTCTTTTCCATGCTGTTGCTGGCCGCACTTTACGCGTGTTACCGCGCCAGCTTTAAGGCGTCGGCCGTGCGCTGGCTGGCGGGGGCGGTGCTGCTGACGGGCGGTGCGGTGGTCTGGCATGCGTCTCTGTTCAGCAAGTGGATGCACCTAATTTCCCTGATCGGGTTCGTCGGCATGGTGCATCAGCCCCGGCTACGGGCCGTCTACGGCGCCTTCGGGGCCGCCCTCGAAAGCGCCTTGCTGAGCGTGGTCAACTACCTGGAGGCCTGGCAACAGACCGGGGGGCGGTGGGTGCCTCGCCCTGGTCGCCTGGGCTACGGTGTGCGGTTGGCCCTTATCCCGGTGCTGCTGCTGGTGACCTTCTACCTGATTTACACACAGGCCAATCCAAAGTTCGCCTACGTCTCGGCTTCGGTCTGGGGCGAAATCGGCACCTGGTTCGCCACGATTTCGTGGGGCCGCCTCTTGTTCTTCCTGACGGGGCTGCTGCTCACCACGGGCGCCCTGTTTAACCGCCAGCTCCATCACTGGCTGAAGCGGGACGCGGCGTCCGATTACCTGATGCGTCGGCGCAAAAAGCGTCTGTTTTCGACCGGGATGACGGGCCTGCGCGAAGAGTACCGCATGGCGCTCGGCGTGCTGATTCTGCTCAACACTCTGCTGCTGGCCGTGAACACCATCGACGTGTACTGGGTCTGGTTCACGTTCGACTACCACGACGTGCGGAACCTCTCGCAATTTGTCCATGAAGGCACGTATCTGTTGATTGTCAGCATCCTGCTGGCGATGGGCGTGGTGCTCTGGTTCTTCCGCGGCAACCTGAATTTCTTCAGGCACAATCGCATGCTCAAAGCTGCTGCGGCCGTCTGGATCGTCCAGAATGCAATTCTCGCATTGTCGGTCGGGGTACGCAACTACCATTACATCCACGAGCATGCGCTGGCCTACAAACGCCTGGGTGTAATTGCTTTCCTGGTGCTGGTGCTGTTCGGCCTCTATACCATATGGATGAAAATTAACGAGGCTCGTTCTTCTGCCTACCTCTGGCGCGTCAACGGCTGGGCCTCACTAGGCTTGTTGGTTACCATCAGTCTCCTGAACTGGGATGGGATCATTGTCCGCTATAATATGACCCATTCTAAGCCAAATGAACTCGATATGGAATACCTGTTCACCTTCTCGGACAAGACGCTTCCCATCCTGGCCGATCATGCCGACCTACTGCAAACCGATCGCTACGAATACCATGAAGGCGTAGCACTGAACGAGCCTCAACGGTTGCAGATGCGCGTGCAGGACTTTTTGAATGAGTACGAAACGCGCCGGTGGTGGGAATGGAACCGGGCCGATGCGCAGGCTTACCGTCAACTGGGCCGCCTGGAATAGGCATAAGTCGGATGACACAACTTCACGTGACGATGCACCTGATTCCACATTTCTCGTTCGAGCCAATTCTGGTACCGCTGACGGGCATTTTCACTCGTCCGGTATCGACCGGCTACCAACTTTCTCTTTCATTCACGCATCAACTCAATCGCTATGTTTGGTTTACCTCAATTGCCTGAAAAGCGCTATTTTGTACAGCCGGTCGCCTGGGCGACCGGTCTCACGGCCAACGCCGCCTACCGTCCGCTGATCCGCCTGCTGGCGCTGATGTCGTTCCTCTGTGTCGGCCAACTGGCCCTGCGCGTGCTGTGGACCTGGAACGACGACTTTGCCTTCTTCTCCTGGAACCTGTTGCTGGCGTGGGTGCCGCTGGGGTGCGTCTACCTGCTGCGCTTCCGGGAAGGGCTGGCCCGTTGGAAAGTTGCCGCCCTGATGGGGGCCTGGCTGCTGTTTCTGCCCAATGCGCCGTACCTGATCACAGACCTGTTGCACCTGCGCCACTGGCCCGCCGTCTTTTCCATTGTCGACGAACTGATGGTCTTTGCCTTTGCCTTGACAGGGCTGCTGGTGGGGTGGCTGTCCATGTTCCTGATGCACGAACTAGCCATCCGTTCGTGGGGCGAACCGTGGAGCTGGGCGTTTGTCGCGGGCGTTTCGGTGCTGACGGGCTTTGGAGTCTACCTGGGGCGCGTACAGCGCTGGAACAGTTGGGACATCGTAACGCGGCCCCTCTCGCTGGT includes the following:
- a CDS encoding DUF4173 domain-containing protein is translated as MKTNEIKFLLSLGLATFYTVFFWESRRGVNVLVFSMLLLAALYACYRASFKASAVRWLAGAVLLTGGAVVWHASLFSKWMHLISLIGFVGMVHQPRLRAVYGAFGAALESALLSVVNYLEAWQQTGGRWVPRPGRLGYGVRLALIPVLLLVTFYLIYTQANPKFAYVSASVWGEIGTWFATISWGRLLFFLTGLLLTTGALFNRQLHHWLKRDAASDYLMRRRKKRLFSTGMTGLREEYRMALGVLILLNTLLLAVNTIDVYWVWFTFDYHDVRNLSQFVHEGTYLLIVSILLAMGVVLWFFRGNLNFFRHNRMLKAAAAVWIVQNAILALSVGVRNYHYIHEHALAYKRLGVIAFLVLVLFGLYTIWMKINEARSSAYLWRVNGWASLGLLVTISLLNWDGIIVRYNMTHSKPNELDMEYLFTFSDKTLPILADHADLLQTDRYEYHEGVALNEPQRLQMRVQDFLNEYETRRWWEWNRADAQAYRQLGRLE
- a CDS encoding DUF1361 domain-containing protein gives rise to the protein MFGLPQLPEKRYFVQPVAWATGLTANAAYRPLIRLLALMSFLCVGQLALRVLWTWNDDFAFFSWNLLLAWVPLGCVYLLRFREGLARWKVAALMGAWLLFLPNAPYLITDLLHLRHWPAVFSIVDELMVFAFALTGLLVGWLSMFLMHELAIRSWGEPWSWAFVAGVSVLTGFGVYLGRVQRWNSWDIVTRPLSLVWRAGGSLDDLTTWVLTVLMALIFFIGYLFFHQLIRLGIRPEQP